The DNA segment TGGTTTGTAGTCCGTTTTGCTATTCCAAAGGGAGAGCAGGCAATCCCGGCAAAATTTTTAAATAGAGTGGAGCGGATATCCATAAAGCAAAAGCGGGGACTGAACATATTTGGATTCTTTCTGGGGTTCTGGCTGATAAGTTCGGTTATAAGGGAGTTCCTTCCGGCTTATGCTGAATTTGAACCTGTAGTCGCGCTGATCTTTACGACTGTGTTCCTTAAGTTGATATTTGGAAAAGGGCAGTTGATGAGCTGGGGGAGCTTACTCGAAGGGGTACCAAAGCGAGGACTCTTACTGCTTTTAATTTTAGGTGTATTCATTGTCGCAGTGAAGCTTCTAAATCTTGATGAGTATGCCGCAGAAGGGTTCAAAGATCTTTTGACCTTGATGGCTGTGGATGGACAAAGAGGATACCTGCTATATCTGGTAACAGCGGCGGTTGTGATTCTACTTACAGAGATACTCAGCAACACGGTAGTTTCAACGGCCTTCTTCGCAGTGGTGGTTCACACAGCTTTTTCATTCGGAACCAACCCTATGCTACTTATGATACTGGTTTCCATTGCTTCAACCTGTGCGTTCATGACTCCGATAGCCACTCCCTGCAACAGTTTGGCCTTTGGAGAGATGAAGAGAGTGTCATTACGGTCTATGTTGGGGTTGGGAATGGTTCTGAATATATGCGGAGCTGTTCTGCTTTCGCTTTGGGTCTGGAAGGTCATCCCCTATATATATAGATAGCAATGAGCTCAGCATTACTTTAAAATCTAAGGTTAACGGCGTTAAGTGAACTAATATGGGGGGATGCCCATAATAATTCAAAAACCTATTGACGTGGGCGCGCGATTCTCATAGAACCTCTTTCTCGGGTCGGCAACGGCTGAACGCCACAGCATCTCCCGGGATTTTTTTTGACTGACCGGTCACAAAGCGGTTGACATGAAGAGGGTGAATGTGTAGTTTTCGATTCCGCGCTGCCAAGGGGTAACGCAACTGAGGTAACACTCGGAGATCATTGAAAAAAAAGTTATTTAGTTGTTGACTGGACGGGCCTGCTTGAGTAGGTTCAGCCTGCTTCCCGAAAGGCCGATTTGAT comes from the Maridesulfovibrio ferrireducens genome and includes:
- a CDS encoding SLC13 family permease; protein product: MSSLLYIYERAPLLLLFVTGYILYQVMASVRLPEYFSAKAVSFSRGRADYLLLSLIFVSAGMSMFIPNAVTVLAMIPVIRKLDAELESMTTPLTLSIIYGANIGGMGSLIGSPANILLIGAMDFFKVAGREQITFFNWFIWALPLVILFLLLSWFVVRFAIPKGEQAIPAKFLNRVERISIKQKRGLNIFGFFLGFWLISSVIREFLPAYAEFEPVVALIFTTVFLKLIFGKGQLMSWGSLLEGVPKRGLLLLLILGVFIVAVKLLNLDEYAAEGFKDLLTLMAVDGQRGYLLYLVTAAVVILLTEILSNTVVSTAFFAVVVHTAFSFGTNPMLLMILVSIASTCAFMTPIATPCNSLAFGEMKRVSLRSMLGLGMVLNICGAVLLSLWVWKVIPYIYR